The DNA window GATCCAGCGCACGTCGTAACCGCGCCCTACCGGCATCGCGCTGCCTGCCCAGTTGCGCGTGTCGGCCAGTCCTTCGAGCGCCATCGCCTGCAAGCGGCCACCCTTCACCAGGTCGCCCGACATCCGGGGCACGAAGCGATAGAGGACGCTGTCGTCGCGGTCCTCGGTCATGTAGATGAAGCCGGTTTCTGGATCGACGCAGGCCGCTTCGTGGTTGAAACGCCCCATCGCGGTGAGCGGGACCGGATCGACCAGCCCGTTCGCGGTAGCGGGAACCTCGAACACCCAGCCGTGATTGCGCGCTAGGCCGTCGCCATATTTCTGGCCCGGCCCGGTCGGCGCTTCCTCGCAGGAGAGCCAGGTGCCCCACGGCGTCGTCCCGCCCGCGCAATTGCGGATCGTCCCGCCGAGCGAGCGGAACTGGCGTTTCACGGCCAGTGTGCCGGCATCGAGCACGATCGTCGTCGTCCCGCCGGGCACGAATTCACCGTTCCGCGTCCCGAAGCCCTGGGCGATCGGTCCGCCCGCATCATGCTGCGGCTGAAGTTCGTGATTGCGGACGAGCGCGATCTCGCCATTGCCGATGTCGAACGCGCCCATGCCATCGCCGCGGTCGGGCACGGTGCCGCCGTCGTCCATCGCATCGCCGAGACGGGAAAGCACGCGGTAGGAAAACCCTTCGGGCAAGTCGAGCAGGCCCTGCGGATCGGACCGCAGCGGGCCATATCCGGCGAACGCTCCGTTCGCACCCGGCATTCCGTCGCGGCCCGCGGTGCGGATCATGCAGCCGCTCAGGGCGAGCGCGGCAAAGGCGGTGCCGGTGGCGGAAAGGAAGTGGCGGCGGTCGGAATGGAAAACTGGCATGGGGGATCTCGTCAGATGGATCGATGCGGCGTCATATAGGGCAGCCGGACGGCATTGTAATGAACGGGACGCTCATTCCCCGACGCGGCAGAAACGCCCGCGAAAGAAGCCGAGCGGTGCAGCGTTGTCGGAGGCCTCGGGCGCGTCCATCGCGGTCACTTCGCCCAGGATCATGGTGTGGTCGCCCGCGGGATGGCTTGCCCAGTGGCGGCACTCGATCCGCGCGAGCGCGCCCTTGACCACGGGCAATCCGTTCTCGCTCCAATCGAAATCGGACTCGATCAGCCCGCTCGAGGCGCGTGCGGCATAGCGGCGGGCGACCGCCTGCTGGCTCTCGGCGAGGATCGAGATCGCGAACCGCTCCGTCTCCAGCCAGCCCGAAAACTGGCTCGAGGCGTTCTGCAGGCTCCAGCACACCAGCATCGGGTCGAGCGAGACCGAGACGAAAGAATTGACCGTCATCCCCATGATCCCGCCATTCTCCGCGTGGTCGGCAGAGGGGGCGGAGACGACGCACACGCCAGTCGCGAACAGGCTCATCAGCCTGCGAAACTCGGCAGTCAGGGCCGGGTCTGCAGGGGCGGCATCGGGCAAGGGGGATTCTCCGGGTGAAGGCATGGGAGGGTTCGGGCGGATCGCGGATTACCCGATAGAGGCTGCGCGCGACAAATCAAATCCCGAGGCGCATCTCGGTGCCGCAAGTTTCGGCGGGGCCGTTTCGCAAAAGGGGGAGGTTGACCCTCGCGCCGGCTGTAGGAATGAGGCCTGCAGCACCAATCGGCCGATGGCCGAGAAAACGGGATCAGACCAAACATGCCGACACGAACCGCGCCCGCCACCCACCAGGTCGAGGTAGGGGGCGTGCGCCTCACCCATTTCGACTGGCTTGGCAAACCGAGCAATTCCGAGCCGCCGCTGATCTTCGCCCATGCGACCGGCTTCCACGCGCGGGTGTGGGACGCGGTGATCGAACATTTCCCCGACAGGCGATGCATCGCGCTCGATCTGCGCGGACATGGGCGCTCCGCAGGCGAGCCGATCGACGACTGGCGGATCGTCGCCGAGGACGTGAAGACGGTACTCGACCGGCTGGGTATCCGCCGAGCCGTGGGTGTGGGCCATT is part of the Erythrobacter litoralis genome and encodes:
- a CDS encoding alkaline phosphatase PhoX; its protein translation is MPVFHSDRRHFLSATGTAFAALALSGCMIRTAGRDGMPGANGAFAGYGPLRSDPQGLLDLPEGFSYRVLSRLGDAMDDGGTVPDRGDGMGAFDIGNGEIALVRNHELQPQHDAGGPIAQGFGTRNGEFVPGGTTTIVLDAGTLAVKRQFRSLGGTIRNCAGGTTPWGTWLSCEEAPTGPGQKYGDGLARNHGWVFEVPATANGLVDPVPLTAMGRFNHEAACVDPETGFIYMTEDRDDSVLYRFVPRMSGDLVKGGRLQAMALEGLADTRNWAGSAMPVGRGYDVRWIDLSDVEAPADDLRRRAAAAGAALIARGEGLHMGAGEMFACATSGGAKGLGQVFRLVPGRRGASDRFELFFESETEEQFNYGDNLCVAPNGHLIVCEDQYTEVVDNHLRGITPAGRAYDFARLRTQTELAGACFSPDGRWLFVNVYSPTATLAIMGPWAA
- a CDS encoding flavin reductase family protein; this encodes MPDAAPADPALTAEFRRLMSLFATGVCVVSAPSADHAENGGIMGMTVNSFVSVSLDPMLVCWSLQNASSQFSGWLETERFAISILAESQQAVARRYAARASSGLIESDFDWSENGLPVVKGALARIECRHWASHPAGDHTMILGEVTAMDAPEASDNAAPLGFFRGRFCRVGE